The genomic window TTAGACGCAGCTTGAGAGGTGCGGCGAGCCGCCCCCATTCTTTGCGAGGAGGTGCACGACTTGCCACACTCTCTTTCTGGGCTTCACGCCTCAGTGAGACCGGATTTGGTCGGGACTGGGTGGCCGACAGTCCCGACGCTTGAGCACGGCGGGGAAGAAACCTCACAAACGCCTCTTCATGGCGCTTCGCCTGCCGGAACCTAGTGACGACAGTGTTGACAGCGTCGCCAAATAGGCCGGAAGGTGAGAGGGGGGCATCAAGGAGGAATGAACGATCCCTCTCCTTGATGCCTGTGAGGTTGTGCCACAGGTGTCTCTCCGTGGAAACCAATGCAGTCATTGAACGGCCAATGGCACGGGCCGTCTGCTTAGTCGCACGGAGAGACAGGTCTGTGGCTCGGCGCAGTTCGAGAAACGCCTCTTCATCAATAGACCCGCCAGTGCTCAAGTCTTTAAGCAGGTCCGCGTGGTACGCCTGCAAGATGGCCATAGTGTGCagggcagcaccagcctgacccgctgcctgAAACGCTTTCCCCACCAGCGAAGATGTCATTCTACACTGCTTGGTGGGGAGCGAAGGCTTTTTAAGAGACGATGAGCTCCCAGGGgagagatagcccgcaagcgtctctTCTACCTGGGGCATCGCCATATAGTCCCGCACTTTTGCATCCACAATATTCGAATAAATCGACGTTGAGGGTACAAAAACATGGGACGAATAGGGTTTACTCCATGAGCGGGCTAGCTCGTCATGGAGATCCCCAAAGAAGGGGAGAGACCATCTTTGAGGCCCCTCCCCCCGGCCCCCTGACAGATATCTGTCATCTAGCTTCGAGCGTTTGGCGGTCTCAGACTCCTGTGGCCAGTCGGGGTGTAATCGGGAGGCCCATCACGGGAGGAGCGCTCTGAGGTGGCACTCTCGATGTCAATCTCCACAGAAGCAAGAGATGAGGTTTCCTCCGCCCGTTCAGAAGAAGCACCGGGGTGCGCTTCAGAAACGGACGGTAGAATCTGATGATCTGGCGAGAGCACAAGAGAAAGGGGCGTGCCCGTCTCATGCGCCTCGGCCAGATCGACACGCGACCCCCAGGATCTTAACGAGGGAGCGGCGGCTCGCTGATCTTTGAAAAACGCGAGCCGCGCACGAAGCACTTTGATCGGCAAAAGATCGCAGTGTTCGCATTCTCCCTCGAGCCCTCGAGCAGTGTGCTCCTCCCCCAAACACTTGAAGCAAAAGCCATGTAAATCATCATCAGAGATGAGCCGATTACAAGGAGGCACGCATCTCTTCGAATCAGACATGGTAAGCtttctattttcttttatattgcTTTGTGTAAACTTTGAAAGCTTAACGCGGCAGAGagttgtaacacacacacacacacacacacacacatgttgggtttacatgttttatggggacattccataggcgtaatggtttttatactgtacaaaccgtactttctatcgccctacacctaccctacacctaaacctagccctcacaggagattgtgcaaacttttacttcctcaaaaaaactcattgtgcatgatttataagcctgtttcctcatggggacctgagaaatgtccccacaaggtcaaaatttactggtattcctatccttgtgggacAAAGAAACCTGAAGGGGTGTTCGTTTCACATCTATTTATAACCCTCAGGTGCGTTCAATCAATTACGTCACCTACCGAGGTTATTTAGGCCAAATTCTAGGCGTGTTTGGCACACGTGCTTCACGACCGTTCGAACAAAGAATGTTCTCATCAGCGTATTGATAcgcagcatcgagtgtagctTTGGTAGGGAACTGAATTGATAAGGGAACCAGGGGTGTATTGTTAGTGGGAAGGAAGGGAAATTTGCTGTTGTTCCACTTCACACAATGGGGGCAGTCTTGGCCTAATGGGTAGAGAGTCGAGCTTGTAACCCTAATGTCACAGGTTTGAGTCTCAATACCAGCAGTACCACCAACACTGTTCATCACCcaccaccctcaataccacgactgagcaATACTCAATAGCCTTGAGCAAGGACCGAACCCCCAAATGCTCCCAGGATGCTGCAACaaaaatggctgtccactgcTCCTGGTGTTTGTTTACTACTTACTGCTGtttgtgtgcacttggatgggtaaatgcagagcacaaatttccatcctttcctttccttcctttccatAAGAAGTCTAAGATGGCATGACAGGAGGCTGATGTGTTCGGAAGCTCTTTACTGAGTAGATGCAGCACAGAACAGAACATACAACTTCAGCAAGCACCTAAAGTAATCTGATTAAAACTTCCCCTTTCCGTAGTGAGTATCACTTAACATGCCCCTCCCCATCTTTGCTCTCTTAAGGGGACTTCACTTATTGATTGTAGAAAAGCTATTATTAATTTTGAGCGATAAATGAAATCAGTCTCAGTTGGCCTGATTACAGATGCCATCCTTACAGGCTTCACAGTGAGCTCGTTCATGCGGCCCATTAACTCTTCCTCTGAACACTGAAGGCTTATTTGTTTCACCCAGGTTTTCTCCATAGCATTTCATGCGGATCCTGTCAACTAATCTTTGAATCAGAACATTAATGTTGTCCTCTAAGAAGTGTGGATCCTCCATCTGAGCTTCATTACACTTTCTGCAGTTCTGTTTGTAGCGTCGCAATTTAATGGTTCCctgtttcgtttctgtgttcagATGGAAATGGAACACCACATGCACTCTTTTAGACGGCCATGTTCTTTTACAAAGAGAACACTTAAACCTAGAAATTGAAATGGAGAAAAAATCAGCTTCGGATTTTCTAAATAAACATATTTACCCACATATCTTAaacatttaaagaaaataaaaagctACCCCATACTAAATTACACTATCTACAATATTTGTGCAAGTCAATTTTAGAATAAAATCAAGAAGACCATTAAAAGGCAAATAAATATTTCGCCATTTTTGGGttggccttttttttttcctttccagAAGTGTATGTGTTATGTGTATATATGCAATTGAAAACTAATTTTAACAGTTAAAAAAACAAGTTTCAATATGTATTTTTAATGGATAGTgcattattacaatgtaaacatATCCAATCGGGTTTAGATTATTTCAGTATTATGAAAAGTTGTAATAAAAGCAATCATCAAAATATCTCCCTACatcaaagatttttttatttaaattctggTAAGGTTGTGCTCTTACCGTGCAAAGGAGCCAGAAATGTACTGGTGCCAACCAGAAGCTTGACTGTGTGGCTTTATAGAGTCATTAATTATAATCTGCCATGGGTCCTCGTGAAGCTCACTCGCCTTGGTCTGTAAAGAGCTTTCCCACAGCACTGATGCCATGTCTTTGCACTTACAGAGCTCTTGCAGGAATGATGCACTGTCTTGTTACCTAATATATAATGTACAGCTTATCTCTCGACTCACAAGAAACGAAACCTATTAAACATCCATTTGTTTCTATACAAGAGTGAACATTGCTTTAGAGGTCAAAGTTCAGTTTTTATGATTGCTGGCAAAGGAGGAATAGACAAATGCTATGGGTGCCATACATCCAAAGCCCAAATGAGTGTTTGagaaaaagttttttattttttattttattttattattattattatttttttaatgaatgctgTTTTaattagggctgcatgatatataaaaaataaaatctatattgTGTGTTGGCCTAATGCGACATTCATATCACAATGTAGAATGCATGTAGAATGCATAGGCTTGTTTTACCGTTTACTACACTTCATTATTCTTCTCCTTATGAACCGGAAGTCTAACACTTTATTAGAAAGCAGCTTACTACCACATTGAAAACTAAGACTGATGAAAACtcatttgaaaaaatatattttttaaaattctgaTCACTTTATGGTTACTGAAAGAGGTTTGAGTTAGTTCTTGAAAAGAGTATATACAAGTGTGAACagccatttttttttctaattcctCTTGGGTGTGCAGACTAACTATATGATTGGAAAAGCAAAAACATTAGTAAGCAGTTCAATCAGAAATAGACTGCATGAAACGTGTTTGCCATGGTGTCAAAATTGGGTTTTGTCAAATTATTGTAAAAAAGGGATTTATTCCTAAAAACTATAAATATAGTTAGTGAACTATGCGAGAATaaagaatacatttttaaactttaGAATGTTGCAGAAATAGACAGTTGTTATTGTTTTACCTCCACCTACTGGACAACACGTAATATGCAAAGGGAACATATGGTTTTGTCCTTGGCAGGTCTTAAAATCTGAATTACGGCCCTTGTTTGGCCCAAATGCCTACGTGCCAAATTTACTTTTTTCACaaactatgtatatatatatatatatatatatatatatatatatatatatatatatatatatatatatatatagtacagtatatatacagtacctgatttatttattttttgcatgtttgtcacactttactgcttcagatcatcaaactaatttaaatattaatcaaatataacacaagttgtgtttataatattttgtaattgtcATTTGAATCTGATTAATTTTCGAATTGTTTATTATAAAGCGTCATCACAGGAAAATGTTATATATGTCCACTGTAGAGGACACCAGgactaaaataatttttattatgcattttggGAGACAAttgaatagaaaaataaataatatatcaaTAGGAAATATTAGACATTACTATGAAAATCTGAACAATTATTACTTCTTTTTTCATCATCCTGTCCCAACAGCAACCCATATGCAAATTAGATACAGTGTATAGACACAGTGTGTTTAATGGGAAGACCTGTTTAAACACATACTGCAcgaaacaaaatgtttttttattttattttattttttatatatgttttataacATAGTTGAGAATCATCCTTAAAGtttggaattaaaaaaaatcctaaatattTTCAGTAATAcagaattatataaaataaatacaatattcaTGTTATTTGTTCAAGAATTATTTATGTCTCTATTGGATACAACATTTTGAGCAGTACATTAATTCAGTCTCAGTTGGCCTGACTACAGACGCCCTTGTGACAGGCTTCACAGTGAGCACTTTCATGCGGCCCATTAACTTTGCCATTGAACACTGAGGATCTGTTCGATTGACCAAGGTCTTCTCTGTAGCATTTCACACGGATATTTTTAACAAGTCTCTCAACCAGCACATCGATGTTTTCCACTGGGAAGTTTGGATCCTCCCATTGAGCTTCAGTGCATCTCCTGCACTTCTGTTTGAAGCGTCTGACTTTAATGGTTCCTTGATTACTTCTGTTCAGGTGGAAATGGAACAGCACCTGTACCCTTTTAGACCCCCAGCCTTTTCTACAAAGGGAACACCTGAACCTACAAAGAAATGGAGAACAGATCAGTTTAGTGCACTCTCAGACTTCTAGACACTTCTAGAAGTCTCCATTGAAAATTGAACTGAAAACAGCTATAAAGTTTCATAGAAATAATATTTGTGGCTGCAGTCTGatcttctcttactcccagatattgacgtttttgaaaattttatgagacgtgcagcaaatgtatgctagCTTATGCCCTGTTGGATAGATCAATATGTTACAAGTTAAATGTATGCATCTAACCTAACCTAACTATGCATTAGATTAGTTCTAAATTAATCTTTTCCTAAATCATCTCTTTCTAACATTTTTGTTCCGTTATGATTTGGTTTTCATTGGTGAAAAAATGTTGTTGGCAAAAATTATTCAACAATGAAATAAACACTGCTTAGTGCAAGTGGCAGATATTtacacctcagtattgtagttcattataaaacagtatgcaataacAATGTATTAAGTGTAAACTAGATAAACaatttgtcaagacaaactttaagttggcttgagaaagccagaccagaaagtttaaaaaagttttaagtctgatagttttcagtctgaaatagtttgaagtttaaagtagaaTATTTTGAAGACAATACAGTCTgtcagagatagatagatagatagatagatagatagatagatagatgatagcatgttgttaacatgttactaacatattaACTAACAAGTAACTAGCATCTTGTTataatgattagcaagttactagcatgtcgctagcatgtttcaagcatgattaacaagttgttagcctgATTAgtgagttgctagcatgttgctagtctgcttctagcatgattagcatgttattagcacgattagcaagtttttgttttatgtttttatcatGACCGGCAAGTCGctcgcatgtttctagcatgatttgcaaattgttaacatgttgttagtatgattagcaagttaatagcatgttgttagtctgcttctagcatggtactagcatgttgttagcatgattagcatgtctcCTGCTTGGATTAAGTTATTCCTCATGGCAGGCAAGATAGTGGAAGTAGGCTGGTCATTCACTGCCAACAGTTTCAGTAACtgttgggtctgatggcagctgcgtccaatgtGTTaacttttggcctgctgtacatgagccCCCTACAGTGGTGGTTCaagaccaaggggttctccccaaGGAGAAACCCACTTTGCATGATCAAGATTATGCGGAGATGCCTACGTGCCTTGtgcatgtggaggaaaccttggttcttAACTCAGGGCCCAGTGCTGTGAGCTCCTTATCTTTGCGTAAGCTAACGATGGATGCCTCCCTCACCGGTTAAGGAGTGGTCATGAGTAGCCACTCAGCCCAGTGTCTGGAGTGGCTGCCATCTCATGTGGCACATCTACTGCCTGGAGATTCTGGCTATGTTTCAGGCATTATGTGTAAGGAAGAATCCTGGCACCTGTGGTCCAGGACTTTTGAGGGCAGGCCCCTCTGGGAAAGAATGGTGTACACCTCATCATATGGTACCCGCCTCTCTTCAGTGCCCTCAGGAGACTAGTCTGTCACCCCGATGCTTCAGAGCACAGCGGTCACCAGCGAGCATTGTCCGCCCCGAAACGTATTGGCTTTGAGAGGCTTGCATCCTCCCAGGAGGATACCATAGACAGCGCGGCCATTCCCTGCCGGTCCTTCACTATAGGGGAATGAGCTGGCCACTCAGAGTACACCAGAGGTCAGTCTCGAGAGACCGATCCCCTTAAGTAGACCATCTGGCAGCATATAAACTTCTGCCAAATGTGCCTCAATGGGTCCTGCACACTGTAAAGAAGCCTACAGAATCCAGTGGGTTCTTCTCTGCCTCGATCCAACAGGGTTATCCCCACTCTGGTGGGCCTCGAGCAGGCTCTGGTCATGGAACAAGTAGTAACATActcttgaggaaggaggccatcgaggtggtccctcctctagACAGAGAATCTGACTTTAATAACCGGTCCTTCTTCGTTCTGAAGAAGGATGGGGGTGGTGTCCTATTTTAGATCTGCGTCAGCTGAACTGTGCCGCAGATGCGCCTCAAGTTCAGGATGCTGACGCTCAAGCAGGTCATGTCTCAAATCATGTCTGAGGACAAATTTTTCACGATAGGGTTCGACCAccatgcaggcacgtatgtcccTTCCTCCCAGATCTCCAAGAGATCTCCATGTGTTGGTGCACACCGTCAACACAGTGGTGGTctcttatatcaaccaccagggaggtctgtgTTCGCGCCCCCTATACAGGGTGGCACACCAGATCtttgtgtggtcccaggggaaactcctctcgctgaAAGCAGTGCACATCCTTGTGCATTTTTATATGGGAGCAgtcatcctgtcgaggcaggggccgaggctcGAGGAATGGAGAGTGCAGACGTGGCCAAGGATTCATCTGTATGCcgttcccccgatcgctctgctcccaggagttctggagagagtGTGCCGGGACAGTGTTTCACTGCTGCTAGTATCCCTGTTCTGGCCGGCCGAGTTCTCATACTTGATTTTCCCTTCTCGACGGGTCTCCCTGGAGATTCCCaatcaggagggatctcctctctcAGGGCACCTCTGCCTGAAGCTGTGGAAGCTGtaggtgtggcccctgagggggcacaactcatagcctCTGGTCTCGCAAacaaggttgttgagaccatcttcaagtccagagctccctctacaaggaaactgtACGCTTGAAGTGGAAGCTTTTTACTTCTTGGTGTGGAGACTGCCAGCTCGACCCAGTTTACTGCCCGGTTGGCACAGcgctggagttcctgcaggccCGTCTCTCTgcagggttgacccactccaccctgaaggcctACGTAGTGGCCATTGCGGCCTACCAAGCACCTCTCGGTGGTCGTTCCTTGGGCAGAGACCCAAGGCGTTGAGGTCTCTGGCCAGGGGTCACTACGAAGTGGTGCTTTCCATAACCTCGAGTCCTCAGATCTACCCCTCTTCTCAAGGGTCAAGGCTCACTCTCTAGAGTTGGCTTCAGCATGATGCGTAATGGTCCTGACTTCAGGTTCTTACCTGCAATTTGTGCCACTCCTGGCTCCTCTTCTCTCCCCCTAGCTGTGCTCGTCCACACTAGGCGGGGATTTGTAAGTCTGGTGGCGTGGGCATCTCATTCCCCAATACATTTCGGAGGGGAATGTCtccaggttacatatgtaaccatggttcccttaaggaatgagacactgcgtctcgaGCCATACTTCCGGCTTCCCTACAAGCACTTGATTCAATCCTGATCAATGCTTTTATGCTTCCTGATCAATGACGACACCCCACCCGTGACGACTCGCCCTTCCATTGGACAGATTACACATGtatttagaattatattttttaattttatgtattaATGGGCTTGGTGTGGGATTCAACCACAATGGTCTCATTCCCTAgaggaaccatggttacatacgtaacctggagACGTTTTATAATGACTGGAGACTCATTTATTCATCACTTTATTCAACTGGAAGAACAGCTCATTTTATGCATTATATGTCATTATGATATTTCAATCTGATCAAAATTCATTCAGATTGAGCTCAATTGGATCGATTAAGGTGTTTAAATGAAGGCTTTTCAGTCTGACTGAAATCCAAATACAAACTGATTATTTGGTTGCATGTAAACGCACCCAGTGTTTAACAGGCATCTTTTGTAATGTAATCTAGCCAAACcacacattggtgggtggagCTTGTGTAAATAGACTCTGTGTAAACCCACACTCCAAAGAGTTGCGAGTCAAGAGTGACTGCGTGTGACAGTTATGTGCACATAACAGGAAAGACACTGCATTCATACAATATAAACATAACAAATGTAAACTTGAATTTAGATTTCTTACATTTCATTTAAAGAGTTTTAATTTAGGGAACCAACAAAATATCCCACAAAGTGGCCTATTTTAGCTGATGgcttaaaatttaaaatgataaCAGATTCAATTTGTAAAGAATAGTTAATCAGTTAAcattaacaaacaaaaatacatcCAAAAGTTAATTAAGCATAagcaatgttaatttcaacatacTAATGCATAAAACCAAAATATTTTTGAATGGACATAACCTTACGTGAACTAAcaataactaacattaacaaagcaagaattaataataataatactgttacTGTAGTtaatgcactaacattaactaattaatctttattgtaaagtgttacttgTTTTTACAAATCTCAATATTTTTTAGgccaaaaaatatttgtcatcCAGATACATCCCTTTATAATGTCCTGCAGTTTCTTATGAATATTAAAATAAGTGACCAGTTGCAATTAGCATATAAGAGCATTTATCTTAACCTGATCCTATTCAATAGTAAACTGATCAGTGTATAAAAGTCAAACCAATCTAATTCATGTATTGTTCTCTCTGTCTGTAAGACTTATAAAACTACAAAATACAAACTTTTTAATCAGATAAACAATAACGCATTTATGTACACTTTTGTACAATTGTATACATCATAAATCTTAACAGTCTAAACACACATTGTGAAAAGAAAATTTTGTGAATGTTTTATTGTGGCAAAGTTGTGCTCTTACTGTGCAAAGGAGCCAGAAATGTACTGGTGCCAACCACGAGCTGGTCTGTTTTCCTCAATAGTTCCATTCATTTCAATGCTCCAAGTGTCATCATGAAGCTCACTTGCTTTCTCCTGCAAAGAACTGTCCCAC from Garra rufa chromosome 7, GarRuf1.0, whole genome shotgun sequence includes these protein-coding regions:
- the LOC141339248 gene encoding receptor-transporting protein 3-like — its product is MASVLWESSLQTKASELHEDPWQIIINDSIKPHSQASGWHQYISGSFARFKCSLCKRTWPSKRVHVVFHFHLNTETKQGTIKLRRYKQNCRKCNEAQMEDPHFLEDNINVLIQRLVDRIRMKCYGENLGETNKPSVFRGRVNGPHERAHCEACKDGICNQAN
- the LOC141339155 gene encoding receptor-transporting protein 4-like, translated to MISLWDSSLQEKASELHDDTWSIEMNGTIEENRPARGWHQYISGSFAQFRCSLCRKGWGSKRVQVLFHFHLNRSNQGTIKVRRFKQKCRRCTEAQWEDPNFPVENIDVLVERLVKNIRVKCYREDLGQSNRSSVFNGKVNGPHESAHCEACHKGVCSQAN